Proteins from one Cellulosilyticum lentocellum DSM 5427 genomic window:
- a CDS encoding ArsA family ATPase: MRVILYTGKGGVGKTSIAACTAAHIAARGKSVLIVSTDEAHSLSDSFDIKLGNSPKEIAENLYGMEIDTVIENEMAWGNIKAYFKQLLTLKAKDGIETEELLVFPGVGELLSLIKIKEIYDEGLYDVLIVDCAPTGETMSLLKFPDVFRGWMEKLFPIKRKAAKLAGPIVESTTKIPMPKDEVFAEMEKLYAKIDELHELMMDKKVVSIRIVTTPEKIVIKEAKRSFSYLHLYDYNVDAIIINKIFPKDSMEGYFNAWTKLQEQSLKDIKESFKGLPVFKVELMDKELRCYSMLEQVGSQIYKEHLPEDILFQDKIFEVQKLQEGYSLNIHIPFVDKKELKLSQQGDELTLTIKNEKRCFTLPQKLRNHEISTAKYEDNQLKIYYLPQNQD; encoded by the coding sequence ATGAGAGTCATATTATATACAGGAAAAGGTGGAGTTGGTAAGACTAGTATTGCTGCATGCACAGCAGCTCACATAGCAGCAAGGGGAAAAAGTGTATTAATTGTGAGTACAGATGAAGCCCATAGTTTAAGTGATTCCTTTGATATAAAATTAGGTAACTCGCCTAAAGAAATAGCAGAAAATCTCTATGGAATGGAGATTGATACGGTTATAGAAAATGAAATGGCTTGGGGAAATATCAAGGCTTATTTTAAACAGTTATTAACTTTAAAAGCTAAAGATGGGATAGAAACAGAAGAGTTATTAGTATTTCCAGGGGTGGGAGAATTATTGTCTCTTATTAAGATTAAAGAAATATATGATGAAGGTCTATATGATGTACTAATTGTAGACTGTGCACCCACAGGAGAGACCATGTCTCTTCTTAAATTTCCAGATGTATTTAGAGGGTGGATGGAGAAATTATTTCCTATAAAAAGAAAAGCGGCTAAACTTGCAGGCCCCATAGTAGAAAGCACTACGAAAATTCCTATGCCTAAAGATGAAGTGTTTGCAGAGATGGAGAAGCTTTATGCTAAAATTGATGAACTTCATGAGCTTATGATGGATAAAAAGGTGGTAAGCATTAGAATTGTAACAACACCTGAAAAAATAGTTATAAAAGAAGCCAAGAGAAGTTTCTCCTATCTCCATTTATATGACTATAATGTGGATGCCATTATTATTAATAAGATTTTCCCAAAGGATTCTATGGAGGGATATTTTAATGCATGGACAAAACTGCAGGAGCAAAGTCTTAAAGATATAAAGGAAAGCTTTAAAGGTCTACCTGTCTTTAAAGTAGAACTCATGGATAAAGAACTTAGATGCTACTCAATGCTAGAACAAGTAGGTAGTCAAATTTATAAAGAGCATTTGCCAGAGGATATTTTATTTCAAGATAAAATATTTGAAGTACAGAAATTACAAGAAGGGTATAGTTTAAACATTCATATTCCTTTTGTAGATAAAAAGGAGTTGAAGCTTTCTCAGCAAGGGGATGAACTAACTTTAACCATTAAGAATGAGAAGAGGTGCTTTACATTACCTCAAAAACTTAGAAATCACGAAATAAGCACAGCTAAATATGAAGATAACCAGCTTAAAATTTATTATTTACCCCAAAATCAAGATTAG
- a CDS encoding DUF2207 domain-containing protein, with product MKRLLFFLVSLILLVIPLYADDGGYSIEAYKVKIEVSEENIFNIREDIDVNFIAQRHGIYRKIPIKNRVTRIDGTVSQVIAKVSDMKSNTVSTYHTEGNDKVIKIGDPQVTVTEKQYYALTYTYDLGKDVGKGYDEFYFNIIGNEWDASISNVSFEIEMPKAFEANQIDFSVGAKGNTSHKGVYYEVEGNRIIGYYEGSLQSGEALTIRIELPEGYFTATRDNVSWSINLNILMIFPIVILIVVLLLWLIFARNPREKIEECTYLPEGLNSAEVGMIYKGKASNKDAISLLFSLAQKGYLKIIDKSDKDSRYKASNSFEIEKLKAYDGGDKVEAVFFKGLFNRRDRVDEEKLRDTFYKTVNKVKKLVNEKDKRAHLFKKGADRAKVLAIILAILSHVSVTYISFAYGGYSGQLDAVTCAIIGSTAGVMLLAININKENITLSIGLITLGVILIGGFGGITFVPLLSDYQELIPVTIMNQVCYVVMFKVIQKMIKRTPYGQKLYLEIQGYKKYLENIDHRELNRLKQDHSNYFEDMLAYMMALNMSQKIMEKFSNLIENPPVWYEGQNFNSNGFINRLYRMMCSVEASMSSEPSSSSGDSGGGSSGGGSGGGGGGSW from the coding sequence GTGAAACGTTTATTGTTCTTTTTAGTAAGTCTTATTTTATTGGTTATACCACTTTATGCAGATGATGGAGGATATAGTATTGAAGCTTACAAGGTGAAGATTGAAGTAAGCGAAGAAAATATATTTAATATCAGAGAAGATATAGACGTCAATTTTATTGCCCAGAGGCATGGGATTTACCGAAAGATACCTATAAAAAATAGAGTCACACGCATAGATGGGACAGTTTCACAGGTTATTGCAAAGGTATCAGATATGAAATCTAACACAGTGAGTACTTACCATACGGAAGGAAATGATAAGGTTATTAAAATAGGTGATCCCCAGGTAACTGTGACAGAGAAGCAGTACTATGCATTAACTTACACCTATGATTTAGGAAAAGATGTAGGGAAAGGCTATGATGAATTTTACTTTAATATCATAGGGAATGAGTGGGATGCTAGTATAAGTAATGTGAGTTTTGAAATAGAAATGCCAAAAGCATTTGAGGCTAATCAAATAGACTTTTCAGTAGGGGCTAAAGGGAATACAAGTCATAAAGGTGTTTACTATGAGGTAGAAGGAAACCGTATTATAGGCTATTATGAAGGTTCACTTCAGTCAGGTGAAGCCTTGACGATTCGTATAGAGCTACCAGAAGGGTATTTTACAGCTACTAGGGATAATGTAAGTTGGAGCATTAATTTAAATATTTTAATGATATTTCCCATAGTAATACTGATAGTAGTTCTATTACTTTGGCTAATATTTGCTAGAAATCCAAGGGAGAAGATAGAAGAATGTACGTATCTACCAGAGGGGCTTAATAGTGCAGAAGTTGGGATGATCTATAAAGGCAAAGCAAGCAATAAAGATGCTATATCTTTACTATTTAGTTTAGCTCAAAAAGGTTATCTAAAAATTATAGATAAGAGTGATAAAGATAGTAGATATAAAGCATCTAATTCTTTTGAAATTGAAAAGTTAAAAGCCTATGATGGAGGGGATAAAGTAGAAGCGGTTTTCTTTAAAGGATTATTTAATCGTAGAGATAGAGTTGATGAAGAGAAATTGAGAGATACTTTTTATAAAACAGTTAATAAAGTAAAAAAGCTAGTGAATGAAAAGGATAAACGAGCTCATTTATTTAAAAAAGGTGCAGATAGGGCCAAAGTACTAGCCATTATTTTAGCTATTCTATCCCATGTTAGTGTTACTTATATCAGTTTTGCCTATGGTGGTTATAGTGGACAATTAGATGCGGTGACTTGTGCTATTATTGGTTCAACCGCAGGTGTTATGTTACTAGCGATAAATATAAACAAAGAGAATATAACTCTAAGTATAGGGCTTATTACGTTGGGGGTTATATTGATAGGAGGGTTTGGAGGAATAACTTTTGTGCCACTTTTAAGTGATTACCAAGAATTAATACCAGTTACTATAATGAATCAAGTTTGCTATGTAGTGATGTTCAAAGTTATTCAAAAGATGATAAAAAGAACTCCTTATGGTCAAAAACTGTATCTAGAAATCCAAGGATATAAAAAATATCTAGAGAATATAGACCATAGGGAGCTTAACAGGCTTAAACAAGATCATTCTAATTATTTTGAGGATATGTTGGCTTATATGATGGCATTAAACATGAGTCAAAAGATTATGGAGAAGTTCAGTAATCTTATAGAAAATCCCCCTGTTTGGTATGAGGGACAAAACTTTAATAGTAATGGATTTATTAATCGTTTATATAGAATGATGTGCTCAGTAGAAGCATCCATGAGTTCTGAACCATCAAGCTCTTCAGGAGATTCAGGAGGAGGTTCATCAGGAGGTGGCTCTGGGGGAGGTGGAGGAGGATCTTGGTAA
- a CDS encoding trans-sulfuration enzyme family protein — protein sequence MKFESKVIHGGISEDAFTGAVNIPIYQTSTFRQEGIGKHKGFEYARTGNPTRQALEELIKDLEGGIAGFAFASGLAALSTVLMLFKTGDHILLSDNVYGGTFRVVDKVFVHLGISYSLVDTSDLEAVQKAITPTTKAIFIETPTNPLMKITDLSAISTLAKSHNLISVVDNTFLTPYLQRPIEHGIDIVVHSGTKYLGGHSDVVAGLVVVAHEDLKERLGFLQNAVGGILGPQDSFLLIRGIKTLAIRLEKAQANAKAIVDFLHTLPQVSKIYYPGLGAMISFELSDPEVALKLVENVKLIALAESLGGVESLICLPAAMTHASIPVEQRKALGITDGLLRLSVGIEDADDLITDLTHALNLSISEGGTSHALY from the coding sequence ATGAAATTTGAATCAAAGGTTATCCATGGTGGTATCTCTGAAGATGCCTTTACAGGCGCAGTTAATATTCCTATTTATCAAACATCTACTTTTAGACAAGAAGGGATTGGTAAACATAAAGGCTTTGAATATGCACGCACAGGTAATCCTACAAGACAGGCTTTGGAAGAGCTTATTAAAGATCTAGAAGGTGGCATCGCTGGTTTTGCTTTTGCTTCTGGTTTAGCCGCTCTTTCTACAGTCCTTATGCTTTTTAAAACAGGAGACCATATTCTTCTATCTGATAATGTCTACGGTGGTACTTTTCGAGTAGTCGATAAGGTATTCGTTCATCTTGGTATTTCTTATTCTCTAGTAGATACTTCCGACCTTGAAGCTGTTCAAAAAGCTATCACGCCTACTACTAAAGCCATCTTTATTGAAACACCTACTAATCCATTAATGAAAATCACAGACCTATCAGCGATTAGTACACTTGCCAAAAGTCATAACCTCATTTCGGTTGTTGACAACACGTTTTTAACCCCTTATCTTCAACGTCCTATAGAACACGGCATAGACATTGTTGTTCATAGCGGCACCAAATATTTAGGCGGACATAGTGATGTAGTTGCTGGGCTTGTAGTTGTTGCTCATGAAGACCTTAAAGAACGACTTGGCTTTTTACAAAATGCTGTAGGTGGGATACTTGGTCCCCAAGATAGCTTTTTACTTATAAGAGGTATTAAGACACTGGCTATTAGATTAGAAAAGGCTCAAGCTAATGCTAAAGCGATTGTTGATTTCTTACACACTCTACCTCAGGTAAGTAAAATCTATTATCCAGGTTTAGGCGCTATGATTTCTTTTGAACTTAGTGACCCCGAGGTCGCTCTAAAGCTCGTAGAAAATGTTAAACTCATTGCTCTGGCAGAAAGTCTAGGAGGTGTAGAAAGTCTTATTTGCCTTCCAGCAGCTATGACACATGCCTCTATTCCCGTAGAACAAAGAAAGGCCTTAGGTATAACAGATGGTTTACTTCGTCTTTCTGTAGGCATCGAAGATGCTGACGACTTGATAACTGATTTAACCCATGCACTTAATCTTTCTATCTCTGAAGGAGGTACATCTCATGCACTATATTAA
- a CDS encoding ArsA family ATPase, with the protein MGRIIIFTGKGGVGKTSTAAAHGVKAAREGIKTLIVSTDAAHNLSDLFEKPIKEEPTEVIENLYALEIDHNYEMEKHYGTISKALRNLMKVGENKEASEALEDIIVFPGIEELFSLIKIQELYTAGEYELIIVDCAPTGETLSLLKFPELFAWYMEKLFPIEKVALKVLRPISKVAFKVDLPDQTAMNDIERLYMTLSELQALLKNREICSIRIVTIPEKMVVEETKRSYMYLNLYNFNVDAIYINRMIPKDIDNPFFKQWQALQEKYLEEIQLAFSHMPIYRMKWYEVDLNGVEALTRITRDSLQDKEIFKVLKCTQNETFEKTDKGYKLQVLVPFSTKADFDLFESGTDVIIKIGNFKRNIPLPNVLKKYSISSAKWEDGALNIYFE; encoded by the coding sequence ATGGGAAGAATTATTATTTTTACAGGAAAAGGCGGTGTAGGTAAAACAAGCACTGCAGCCGCTCATGGGGTTAAAGCAGCTAGAGAAGGCATTAAAACCTTAATTGTAAGTACAGATGCTGCACATAATCTCAGTGATTTGTTTGAAAAACCTATAAAAGAAGAGCCAACCGAAGTAATAGAGAATTTATATGCTTTAGAGATAGATCATAATTATGAGATGGAGAAACACTACGGTACCATTTCTAAAGCACTTAGAAATTTAATGAAGGTAGGAGAGAACAAGGAAGCCAGTGAAGCGTTAGAGGATATTATAGTATTCCCAGGTATTGAGGAATTGTTTTCACTCATTAAAATACAAGAGCTTTATACAGCAGGAGAATATGAGCTTATTATTGTAGATTGTGCGCCAACGGGAGAGACCTTATCACTTTTAAAATTTCCAGAGCTTTTTGCTTGGTATATGGAGAAACTGTTTCCAATAGAAAAGGTGGCCCTTAAGGTATTAAGGCCTATTTCTAAGGTGGCTTTTAAAGTAGACTTACCAGATCAAACGGCTATGAATGATATAGAGAGATTATATATGACATTAAGTGAATTACAAGCACTTCTAAAGAATAGAGAGATTTGTAGCATTAGAATTGTAACCATTCCAGAAAAGATGGTGGTAGAAGAAACTAAGCGTAGTTATATGTACTTAAATTTATATAACTTTAATGTAGATGCCATATACATTAATCGAATGATACCAAAGGATATAGATAACCCATTTTTTAAACAGTGGCAGGCCCTTCAAGAAAAGTATTTAGAAGAAATTCAATTAGCATTCTCACATATGCCTATCTATCGTATGAAATGGTATGAAGTAGATTTGAATGGTGTTGAAGCACTTACGCGTATTACAAGAGACTCACTTCAAGATAAAGAAATTTTCAAGGTACTGAAATGTACTCAAAATGAAACCTTTGAAAAAACAGATAAAGGCTACAAGCTTCAAGTCCTAGTACCATTTTCTACTAAAGCAGATTTTGATTTATTTGAATCAGGGACAGATGTCATTATTAAGATTGGTAATTTCAAAAGGAATATTCCACTACCAAATGTGCTGAAGAAATACAGCATTTCTTCAGCTAAATGGGAAGATGGAGCACTAAATATTTATTTCGAATAG
- a CDS encoding TPM domain-containing protein, which produces MKRRMSSLILTLICFFTLCSSLMAAVPRVNDLADLLSLDEIESLEKKLDILSETYQMETVIVTTNDAEGKTATAYADDFYDTNGYGYGDNWDGILFLIDMDNRELAISTSGLSAKYVDDRRINTLMDTIAPYLTDANYYQGCITFINGVETYFKSGIPSDSHLIFEDGKKPFTNSYGTPLTAKNYLVYAGIAFLAALVMASIVRAIISYRYKHPRHTVPATLPDRLSVNYTEKQDQFISTHTTRTKIETSNSGRGGGGGGSSMHTSSSGRSHGGGSRGF; this is translated from the coding sequence ATGAAACGTAGAATGAGTTCTTTAATACTTACTTTAATATGTTTTTTTACTTTATGTAGTTCTCTTATGGCTGCTGTGCCTAGAGTTAATGACTTAGCTGATTTACTTAGCCTTGACGAAATTGAAAGTTTAGAGAAAAAGCTTGATATACTTAGTGAGACTTACCAAATGGAAACAGTCATAGTCACCACCAATGATGCTGAAGGAAAAACTGCCACAGCTTATGCTGATGACTTCTATGATACAAACGGTTATGGCTATGGTGACAATTGGGATGGGATTCTCTTTTTGATTGATATGGATAACCGAGAGTTAGCTATCTCTACTAGCGGACTAAGTGCTAAATATGTAGATGATAGGCGCATTAATACCCTAATGGATACTATTGCCCCGTACCTTACTGATGCCAATTATTATCAAGGCTGTATTACATTTATTAATGGTGTAGAGACCTACTTTAAATCTGGCATTCCTTCTGATAGCCATTTGATTTTCGAAGATGGTAAAAAACCATTTACCAATAGCTATGGTACTCCTCTGACTGCAAAAAATTACTTAGTCTATGCAGGTATTGCCTTTCTTGCAGCACTTGTAATGGCTTCTATTGTCAGAGCTATTATCAGTTATCGCTATAAGCACCCACGTCATACCGTTCCTGCTACTTTACCAGATAGATTATCTGTCAACTATACTGAAAAGCAGGATCAATTTATTTCAACGCATACTACAAGAACTAAGATTGAGACCTCAAATTCTGGCAGAGGTGGTGGCGGTGGTGGTTCCTCCATGCATACTTCCAGCAGCGGTAGAAGTCATGGTGGTGGTAGTAGAGGTTTTTAA
- a CDS encoding MarR family winged helix-turn-helix transcriptional regulator: MAKDGFNIEELIYAYIDEFKFLFFPEEWNSAFLDYSKNEILALLLLYRKKQVNMTEVADYIHAPLNTATGVITRLEKKQIAQRQRDVEDKRVVFISLTAMGEAFVKKEIEELTYYFKALNAELDEEEKRVIYSILNKAINILKKGKQETEEVTKSKPVKRITIE, from the coding sequence ATGGCAAAAGATGGATTTAATATTGAAGAACTAATCTATGCATATATAGATGAATTTAAGTTTCTATTCTTCCCAGAAGAATGGAACAGTGCTTTTTTGGATTATTCCAAGAATGAAATACTAGCCTTGCTACTTTTATATAGGAAGAAGCAAGTCAATATGACAGAGGTAGCAGATTATATTCATGCACCACTCAACACAGCAACTGGTGTTATTACGAGACTAGAAAAGAAACAAATAGCTCAGCGCCAAAGGGATGTAGAAGATAAGCGAGTAGTATTTATTAGCCTTACGGCAATGGGAGAAGCTTTTGTAAAAAAGGAAATAGAAGAATTGACCTATTATTTTAAAGCCCTAAATGCAGAATTAGATGAAGAAGAAAAGCGTGTAATATATAGTATTTTAAATAAAGCAATAAACATCTTAAAAAAGGGAAAGCAAGAGACAGAAGAGGTCACTAAATCTAAGCCGGTAAAACGAATAACGATAGAATAA
- a CDS encoding pyridoxal-phosphate dependent enzyme — MHYINDIRELIGNTPLLKLNHISPTPDINIFGKLEYLNPGGSVKDRIGLKILEDAEKNGLLKPGYTIIEATAGNTGIGLAMAAFEKGYQLKIVIPAKFAIEKQILMRALGAELIVTPTEEGIEGAVQKAEELAKQIPTSFMAKQFDNLSNREAHRQTGKEIYDALDGKIDILVAGAGSGGTIIGIASYLKEKNPNIKIVLSDPKGSILGGGEEGTYHIEGIGNHFIPSLFDASYVDEVEKISDEEAYYYVQLLGKKEGVLVGSSSGAAMAGAIKQAYKANGKVNIVAIFPDRSERYFSQNLYNFDMNLSDYRFNDLFDSWATHYDETVYTKKGEYYEVFKNYEEILKETVSFINSPTSATVLDIGSGTGNLGAVAANSGYKVTAIEPNAKMRELASAKYPHIPVQNGSFLSLDIPDASVDAIISSYAFHHLQDEEKAKSIAFMASKLRQGGQIIIADTMYESPEAASAVLNWAENYGFTHLAQDLKTEFYTTHEILAHAFETANFQVSFKQMNQFVWILVATLNA, encoded by the coding sequence ATGCACTATATTAATGATATTCGTGAACTTATTGGTAATACCCCACTCTTAAAACTCAATCATATTTCTCCTACTCCTGATATTAATATCTTTGGTAAACTAGAATATCTAAACCCAGGGGGAAGTGTTAAAGACCGTATTGGCCTAAAGATCTTAGAAGATGCCGAAAAAAATGGGCTACTTAAACCTGGCTATACCATCATCGAAGCTACTGCTGGTAATACCGGTATAGGCCTTGCCATGGCTGCCTTTGAAAAAGGCTATCAACTTAAAATTGTTATTCCTGCTAAGTTTGCTATTGAAAAACAAATACTAATGCGCGCCTTAGGCGCAGAATTAATTGTTACTCCAACAGAAGAAGGTATTGAAGGTGCTGTTCAAAAAGCAGAAGAATTAGCAAAGCAAATCCCAACTAGCTTTATGGCTAAACAGTTCGATAATCTCTCTAATAGAGAAGCTCATCGTCAAACAGGTAAGGAAATCTATGATGCCCTTGATGGGAAGATAGATATCCTCGTAGCAGGAGCAGGCTCCGGTGGTACTATTATTGGCATTGCCTCCTATTTAAAAGAGAAAAATCCCAACATCAAAATTGTACTCAGCGACCCTAAAGGCTCTATTCTAGGAGGCGGGGAAGAAGGTACCTACCATATTGAAGGTATTGGTAATCATTTCATTCCTTCTTTATTTGATGCTTCCTATGTCGATGAAGTAGAGAAAATTTCCGATGAAGAAGCTTATTACTATGTACAGCTATTAGGCAAAAAAGAAGGTGTATTGGTTGGTTCTTCTTCTGGTGCAGCTATGGCTGGTGCCATTAAGCAAGCTTATAAAGCTAATGGTAAGGTTAATATTGTAGCTATCTTCCCGGACCGAAGTGAGCGCTACTTTAGCCAAAATCTTTATAACTTCGATATGAATCTCTCTGACTATCGCTTTAATGACCTATTTGATAGTTGGGCTACTCATTATGACGAAACTGTTTATACAAAAAAGGGTGAGTATTATGAAGTCTTTAAAAACTACGAGGAAATTTTAAAAGAAACTGTCTCTTTTATTAATTCACCTACTTCTGCTACAGTCTTAGATATTGGTTCTGGTACAGGTAATCTAGGAGCCGTTGCAGCTAATTCAGGTTATAAAGTAACTGCCATTGAGCCAAATGCTAAAATGAGAGAATTAGCGTCAGCTAAATATCCTCATATTCCTGTTCAAAATGGTTCTTTTCTCTCTTTAGATATTCCTGATGCAAGTGTGGATGCTATTATTTCTAGCTACGCTTTCCACCACTTACAGGATGAAGAAAAAGCTAAATCTATAGCCTTTATGGCTTCTAAGCTTCGCCAAGGCGGTCAAATTATTATTGCAGATACTATGTACGAATCTCCCGAGGCTGCTTCAGCTGTATTAAATTGGGCTGAAAACTATGGCTTTACTCATCTTGCTCAGGATTTAAAAACTGAATTCTATACCACTCACGAAATCCTCGCTCATGCATTTGAAACGGCTAATTTCCAGGTAAGCTTTAAGCAAATGAATCAATTCGTATGGATTTTAGTTGCCACTTTGAACGCATAG